DNA from Terriglobales bacterium:
TCAGCGAATGGGTGATGTGGTTGAGCACGACTTGCAGGTTGAATTCGCGCGCCAGGCTGAGCGCAACTTCAACGTCGCTGGGCTCCGCCGCAGCCAGCACCACGGGCTTCTTGCCGTCGAGATAGGGCAAGAGCGCTTCCAGCCTGAGGTCGCGCTTGGGACGCTCCTTGTCCTTGAGGGTGGGATCCTTTTCCTTGGCCGCCTTGCGCTGCTCGTACTCCTGCCGGCGCTGGCGGTAGTCCTGGGCGTCCAGGAAGGCCTGACGAAGCTGGGCGGCAAGGCCCATGCGAGTCTGGGGGAACTTGCGGCTGTCCCAAGTCTGGTTGCGTCGCTGGGCGCCGGTGAAGTTCATCATGAGCGCGAGGTCGCGGACGACCAGCATCTCGTCGCGGGAACGGCCGTCGAGCTGCACCAGCGAGGCTTGGCCGGGCAGGGTGTTGGTCTCCGCCGGGGCCACGATGGCGTTGGTGATGCCGTTCAGGCGCGTCACCGGGATGAGTTCCGACTCGGCGTGAAAGGCATCGTAGACATGCATGTGGGGCGTGATCTCGTCGCTGGGCTCGACCAGGTCGTTGGTCATCGCAACCGCAGAGATTTCGGTGAGGCCAAGATTGGTCTGCGAGTCGATGAGGCCGGGATAGACGGTCATGCCCTTGACGTCGAGGACGCGCGCGCCCTTGGGGATGGCGACCTCGCCCGCCTTGCCGAGAGCGGTGATTTTGCCGTTTTCCATCACCAGCACACCGTTCTCGATGACGCCGTGAGACACGGTAAGGAGCTTGCCGCCGCGGAGGACGACGGGAGCGGGTGTCTGAGCGGCGAGGGTGAGGGACGACATGGTGATGAGAAGAATCAAGGCAAAAAGGATGCGCGCCTTTCGCGCACCGACGCGAATCGGCGCGCCTAGATCCTTCGCTCGACAAGAAGCAACGGCGTCTCGCTCGGGATGACAACAACGATGTGTGCGCATCAGTTTCCCTCCTTGTACTGCGGCATGCCGTAGCCGGGAAGCGAGCGGTCGAAATAGAGGTCACCGTCGATGAAGACCTGGTCGGCGCGGGCGAAGGTGGAAAGCGGGTAGCTATCCCAGATGACGAGGTCGGCATCCTTGCCCACGTCGATGGAGCCCACGCGATCGTCGACACCGATGATCCAGGCGGGGTTGAGGGTGATCATGCGCAGAGCGTCCTCCTCGGTGGCGCCACCGTAGCGCATGGTCTTGCCGGCTTCCTGGTTGAGGCGGCGGGCGAAATCGTCGGAATCGCTCTTGATGGCGACGCGCACGCCCTTGCGCATGGCCATGACCGCGTTCCAGGGTATGGCGTCCCAAGCTTCGTGCTTGTAGCCCCACCAGTCCGTGAAGGTGGCGATGGCGATGCCCTCCTTGGCGATCTCCTCCGGCACCTTGTAGGCCTCGAGGGCGTGGTGGAAGGCGCGGATCTTGTAGCCGAACTCGTGCGCGATGGCGATCTCGGTGAGGAACTCGTCGGCACGATAGCAGTGGATCTGGACGAGAAGATTCCCGCGCAGGACCTCGGCCAGAGCTTCGAGCTTCAGGTCGCGCTTGGGACGCTTAGCGTCCGAGTCGCCTTTGGCCAGCTTGGCTTCGTACTCCTCCCACTCGTGCATGTAGTCGCGGGCTTCGGCCAGCGCCTGGCGCTGCACGGCGAAGTTGCCCATGCGGGTGGAAGGCATCTGCTTGAGGGTGCCGTAGACGCGCTTGGGGTTCTCGCCGGAAGCGAACTTGATGGAGCGTGGGGCGCCGGCAAAGAGCATCTGGTCGCGACCGAGGCCGTACTTGTGCTTGAAGACGATGGCCTGCCCGCCAATCATGTTGGCCGAGCCGTGCAGGGAGAGCGACGTAGTGACGCCGCCGGCCAGGGAGCGGTAGACCGCCTTGTCGGTGTATTCGAAGGCGTCCTGCATGCGCATGTGGGGCGTGACCGGGCTGGTGGCTTCGTTGACGTCGTCATCAAGCGCGGAGTGCGAGTGAGCGTCGATGATGCCGGGGGTGACGAACCTGCCGGCAGCGTCAACCACGGTGGCCGATGCGGGCGCGTCCACGTTCGCACCGAAGGCCACGATCTTGCCGTCCTTGACGTACACGCTGCCGTTCTCGATGCGCCCATGCGTGACGGTGAGGAGCGTGGCGCTGCGGATGACCAGTTCGTTCTTGCCGGTGGGATGAGTGACGTCCTGGGCGAGGGCGGCGAAACATAAGAGCGGGATGAGTGCGAGAAGCGGTTTTCGCATTGAAGGGACCTCCAAGAAGGGAAGGAGGATTCTAGGAAGTGGCTGGGGTGGCGTCAATGACCTGCTTACTTGAAACTTGAAACCGGAAACTTGACACTTGGTTGCATGCGGGCCGTGGTGCAGCGCGTGAAGCAGGCGTCGGTTGCGGTGAATGGAGAAGTAGTGGGCTCGATTGGCGCGGGCCTGCTGGTATTTGTGGGAGTGGCGCGAGAGGACACGGAAGCCGCGGCGGACTACCTGGCCGACAAGGTTGCGGGCCTGCGCGTCTTCGAAGACGGGGAAGGGAAAATGAATCGCGCGGTCGGCGAAAGCGGCGGGGCCGTACTGGTGGTCTCGCAATTCACGCTGTACGGCGACGTTCGCCGCGGCAAGCGTCCGTCGTTCGACCGGGCGGCGCCGCCAGCGGAGGCGCGGCGCCTGTACGAGTACTTCGTCGAGCGGTTGCGCGCCTTCGGGCTGCGCTGTGAAACCGGCCGCTTTCAGGAAATGATGGACGTGACGCTGGTGAACGACGGGCCGGTGACGATATTGCTGGATTCGGAAAAAACCATCTAACCACAAAGGACACGAAGCAAAACGAAGGGCCAAAAGGTCTAAGGCTTCTTTGCGCTTTCTTGATCAGCTCTTCGCGGCGAGGATGGCGTCGGCGATGCGGGCCGCTTCGACCGATTCCTTGACGTCGTGAACACGCACGATATGCGCGCCCTGGAGGATGGCGGCGGTCATGGAGGCCAGGCTGGCGGAGAGGCGCTGGCCGGGCGGGGCGTCCTGGCCGTTACGCGCCAGCGTTCGGCCAAGGAACGATTTGCGCGAAGTGCCGGCCAGCAATGGGAAATCGAGCCGGCGCAGTTCGCGGAACCGCGCCAGCAAGGGGTAGTTCTCCTCGAAGTTCTTGCCGAAGCCGAAGCCGGGATCGAGCACGATGCGGTCGCGGGCGACGCCGGCGTCGAGCGCCTGCTGCGCCCAGTGCGCGAGGTCG
Protein-coding regions in this window:
- a CDS encoding amidohydrolase family protein encodes the protein MILLITMSSLTLAAQTPAPVVLRGGKLLTVSHGVIENGVLVMENGKITALGKAGEVAIPKGARVLDVKGMTVYPGLIDSQTNLGLTEISAVAMTNDLVEPSDEITPHMHVYDAFHAESELIPVTRLNGITNAIVAPAETNTLPGQASLVQLDGRSRDEMLVVRDLALMMNFTGAQRRNQTWDSRKFPQTRMGLAAQLRQAFLDAQDYRQRRQEYEQRKAAKEKDPTLKDKERPKRDLRLEALLPYLDGKKPVVLAAAEPSDVEVALSLAREFNLQVVLNHITHSLTLLDKIAEAKLPVIVGPIYTTPKDNERYDVVYRLPAELARRGIKFAFASYDAHDVRNLPYAAGYAVAWGVPYDQALKALTLNPAEIWGVAAQLGSLDAGKTANIVVADGDPLDVRTDVKRLFIAGREVPLTSRQTAL
- a CDS encoding amidohydrolase family protein — its product is MRKPLLALIPLLCFAALAQDVTHPTGKNELVIRSATLLTVTHGRIENGSVYVKDGKIVAFGANVDAPASATVVDAAGRFVTPGIIDAHSHSALDDDVNEATSPVTPHMRMQDAFEYTDKAVYRSLAGGVTTSLSLHGSANMIGGQAIVFKHKYGLGRDQMLFAGAPRSIKFASGENPKRVYGTLKQMPSTRMGNFAVQRQALAEARDYMHEWEEYEAKLAKGDSDAKRPKRDLKLEALAEVLRGNLLVQIHCYRADEFLTEIAIAHEFGYKIRAFHHALEAYKVPEEIAKEGIAIATFTDWWGYKHEAWDAIPWNAVMAMRKGVRVAIKSDSDDFARRLNQEAGKTMRYGGATEEDALRMITLNPAWIIGVDDRVGSIDVGKDADLVIWDSYPLSTFARADQVFIDGDLYFDRSLPGYGMPQYKEGN
- the dtd gene encoding D-aminoacyl-tRNA deacylase, giving the protein MTLGCMRAVVQRVKQASVAVNGEVVGSIGAGLLVFVGVAREDTEAAADYLADKVAGLRVFEDGEGKMNRAVGESGGAVLVVSQFTLYGDVRRGKRPSFDRAAPPAEARRLYEYFVERLRAFGLRCETGRFQEMMDVTLVNDGPVTILLDSEKTI